From a region of the Constantimarinum furrinae genome:
- the recR gene encoding recombination mediator RecR: MEFSSKLLENAVAEMSQLPGIGKRTALRLVLHLLKQPEDQTTALSEALTMMRNEINFCKNCHNISDTALCEICANHNRNERLVCVVEDIRDVMAIENTSQFRGHYHVLGGKISPMDGIGPGDLTIHSLVEKVKSGTIDELIFALSSTMEGDTTNFYIFKQIEPYNILTTTIARGIAVGDELEYADEVTLGRSILNRIPFENSLKST; this comes from the coding sequence ATGGAATTTTCGTCAAAATTACTTGAAAATGCTGTTGCTGAAATGTCTCAGCTTCCTGGAATAGGTAAACGAACAGCGTTGCGCCTTGTACTTCACCTCTTAAAACAACCGGAAGATCAAACTACGGCACTTTCTGAAGCACTAACTATGATGCGTAACGAGATCAATTTTTGTAAGAATTGCCATAATATTTCAGATACTGCGCTGTGCGAAATATGTGCAAATCACAACCGCAACGAGCGATTAGTGTGTGTGGTTGAGGATATACGCGACGTTATGGCGATCGAGAATACCAGTCAGTTTCGGGGACACTACCATGTTCTTGGTGGGAAAATTTCCCCTATGGATGGTATAGGACCAGGGGATCTTACCATACATTCGTTGGTAGAAAAAGTAAAGTCGGGTACTATCGATGAATTAATATTTGCACTTAGCTCTACCATGGAAGGGGATACCACCAACTTCTATATTTTTAAACAAATAGAGCCCTATAATATCCTTACCACAACTATAGCGAGAGGTATAGCCGTAGGAGATGAGTTGGAATATGCAGATGAGGTAACCCTGGGACGAAGTATTTTAAACAGAATACCATTTGAGAATTCGTTAAAAAGCACCTAA
- a CDS encoding glycosyltransferase family 2 protein — protein sequence MKLSVIILNYNVRYFLEQTIVSTRQALKNIDSEIIVVDNDSKDDSCEMMKVRFPEITLIENKENVGFSKANNQAVAIAKGEYICLLNPDTAVTADTFRYCLRHAETNKNLGAIGVYMMDGTGNFLPESKRNVPTPKRSLLKLIGMAKNKNSYYAMDIKESENGAVDILAGAFMFMKREVFNEVNGLDDDYFMYGEDIDLSYKIIKAGYTNYYLGGNEILHYKGESTSRDSDYLDRFYGAMKIFYNKHFNPNVMLKTAVNLGIFLVKKFRGNSADKRKRGDKEPKEAYLLTENFQLLKMLSEVIQTPLHSASKAILQDKLYSDTLFIFDTEYMPYSQIFMVMKAQKNRNNRFRIRPPGCNFIVGSDKSDQKGEVIVF from the coding sequence TTGAAACTTTCGGTTATCATACTTAACTATAATGTACGCTACTTTCTGGAGCAGACCATAGTGAGTACCCGGCAAGCGCTTAAGAATATAGATTCGGAGATCATTGTTGTAGATAATGATTCGAAGGACGACAGCTGTGAAATGATGAAAGTACGATTTCCGGAGATCACATTAATTGAAAATAAGGAGAATGTAGGGTTCAGTAAAGCCAACAATCAGGCAGTAGCCATAGCCAAAGGCGAATATATTTGTTTGCTGAATCCCGATACCGCTGTTACAGCAGACACCTTCAGGTATTGTTTAAGACATGCCGAAACCAACAAAAACCTCGGAGCAATTGGTGTCTATATGATGGATGGGACAGGTAATTTTCTACCGGAAAGCAAACGGAATGTGCCCACACCCAAGCGATCCCTACTAAAACTTATTGGGATGGCAAAGAATAAGAACAGCTATTACGCGATGGACATCAAAGAATCTGAAAATGGTGCGGTTGACATTTTGGCGGGTGCGTTTATGTTTATGAAACGGGAAGTGTTTAATGAAGTGAACGGACTGGACGATGATTATTTTATGTACGGCGAGGATATCGATCTGTCCTACAAGATTATAAAAGCGGGATATACCAATTATTATCTGGGGGGCAATGAGATCCTTCATTACAAAGGAGAGAGTACCTCACGGGATTCAGATTACCTCGATCGTTTTTACGGTGCGATGAAGATCTTCTACAACAAACATTTTAATCCGAATGTAATGCTTAAAACTGCGGTTAATCTAGGAATTTTTTTGGTGAAAAAATTCCGGGGTAATTCGGCCGACAAACGGAAAAGAGGAGACAAGGAACCGAAAGAAGCTTATTTGTTAACCGAAAATTTTCAGTTGCTAAAAATGCTTTCCGAAGTTATACAAACTCCCCTACATTCGGCTTCAAAAGCCATACTTCAGGATAAGCTTTACAGCGACACCCTGTTCATATTCGACACCGAGTATATGCCTTATTCGCAGATATTTATGGTGATGAAAGCGCAAAAGAACAGGAACAATCGTTTTAGAATTCGTCCTCCCGGCTGCAACTTTATAGTGGGTAGCGACAAAAGTGATCAAAAGGGAGAAGTGATCGTTTTTTAA
- a CDS encoding dihydrolipoamide acetyltransferase family protein, whose protein sequence is MAKFELKLPKMGESVAEATVTNWLKNVGDSIEADEAVLEIATDKVDSEVPSEVDGILVEKLFAEDDVVQVGQTIAIIETDAAAGSSENSTPTEATPAPEIVAKVEEQLTKAEAVKQPVIESKGERFYSPLVKNIAAAEGISQAELDGISGSGKDGRVTKNDILDYVANRASGTKAVPQSSAPVSADAPKEKTTSKPTAPVSVNGGDEIIEMTRMGKLIAHHMVESVQTSAHVQSFIEADVTKIWNWRKKMKDAFFKREGENLTFTPIFMEAVAKALKDFPMMNISVDGDKIIKRKNINLGMAAALGDGNLIVPVIKNADQLNLVGMSKAVNDLANRARNNQLKPDEIQGGTYTVTNVGTFGSIMGTPIINQPQVGILALGAIRKVPAVIETPEGDFIGIRYKMFLSHSYDHRVVNGALGGQFVKAVADYLESWDSNREI, encoded by the coding sequence ATGGCAAAATTTGAATTGAAACTTCCTAAAATGGGCGAAAGTGTTGCCGAGGCAACCGTGACCAATTGGCTAAAAAATGTGGGCGACAGTATTGAAGCCGATGAAGCCGTACTGGAAATTGCTACCGATAAGGTAGACAGCGAAGTGCCTAGTGAAGTGGATGGTATTTTAGTTGAAAAGCTGTTTGCCGAAGATGATGTAGTACAGGTTGGACAAACTATCGCAATTATTGAAACGGATGCCGCAGCGGGATCTTCCGAAAATTCGACACCTACAGAGGCAACTCCTGCACCCGAAATTGTAGCAAAAGTTGAGGAGCAGCTTACAAAAGCCGAAGCGGTAAAACAACCGGTTATTGAGAGCAAAGGGGAGCGTTTTTATTCGCCATTGGTTAAAAATATAGCAGCTGCCGAAGGGATCTCACAGGCGGAACTTGATGGAATTTCCGGAAGTGGCAAAGATGGCCGTGTTACCAAGAACGATATTCTGGATTACGTGGCGAACCGAGCTTCCGGTACTAAAGCGGTACCACAGAGCAGTGCTCCAGTTTCTGCAGATGCTCCTAAAGAAAAGACTACTTCAAAACCCACTGCACCGGTGTCGGTAAACGGTGGTGATGAGATCATAGAAATGACCCGTATGGGGAAACTTATCGCACACCATATGGTAGAGAGTGTGCAGACTTCGGCACATGTGCAATCCTTTATCGAAGCTGATGTTACAAAGATTTGGAACTGGCGTAAGAAGATGAAGGATGCTTTCTTTAAAAGAGAAGGAGAGAATCTAACCTTTACTCCTATTTTTATGGAAGCAGTTGCCAAAGCCCTGAAGGATTTCCCAATGATGAATATCTCGGTGGATGGTGACAAGATCATAAAAAGGAAGAATATAAATCTGGGAATGGCAGCTGCACTGGGAGATGGAAATCTTATCGTTCCTGTGATCAAAAATGCCGATCAGTTAAATCTGGTTGGCATGAGTAAGGCGGTGAACGATCTTGCTAACCGCGCACGTAACAATCAGTTGAAGCCCGATGAAATTCAAGGAGGCACCTATACGGTAACCAATGTGGGTACCTTCGGCAGTATCATGGGAACTCCCATTATTAATCAGCCGCAGGTTGGCATCCTTGCCCTGGGTGCAATTAGAAAAGTGCCTGCCGTAATCGAAACACCTGAAGGAGATTTTATAGGTATTCGATATAAAATGTTCTTGTCTCACAGTTATGACCACAGAGTGGTAAACGGTGCTTTGGGCGGACAATTTGTAAAAGCAGTGGCAGATTATCTCGAATCTTGGGACAGTAACAGGGAAATCTAG
- a CDS encoding glutaredoxin → MKVKILLLLFLTCTSNSVCQGLKVLISEEKKGKRVVLMAENKTKDTLNVFLMVNAEGYRRSASKPVIKNIAPLSTIPMITLVELEGVESRYTYDLVVNEKDYSVGVTYKKEQKDIERILKDKIVVFTADECEKCKALLDSLSANRIQHRSFNINEDATLYGQFMAFIERKLTAESRILFPVIWNKDDVIFGYDDLERLLIILDN, encoded by the coding sequence ATGAAAGTTAAAATTCTGCTTTTATTATTTCTGACTTGTACTTCAAACAGTGTTTGTCAAGGACTTAAAGTTCTTATTTCTGAAGAGAAGAAAGGCAAACGTGTTGTTCTTATGGCAGAGAATAAGACTAAGGATACCCTGAATGTATTCCTAATGGTGAATGCTGAAGGCTATCGTCGCAGTGCATCAAAGCCCGTAATAAAAAATATTGCGCCACTTAGTACAATACCTATGATCACCTTGGTGGAATTGGAAGGAGTTGAATCGCGATACACCTACGATCTGGTAGTAAATGAAAAAGATTACAGTGTAGGTGTTACCTACAAAAAGGAGCAAAAGGACATTGAGCGTATCTTAAAGGATAAGATCGTGGTCTTCACTGCAGATGAATGTGAAAAATGTAAAGCGCTACTCGATTCGCTTTCTGCAAATAGGATTCAACACCGAAGCTTCAATATAAATGAAGACGCCACGCTTTACGGGCAATTCATGGCCTTTATTGAGCGAAAGCTCACCGCTGAAAGCCGCATCCTGTTTCCGGTGATCTGGAATAAAGATGACGTGATCTTTGGTTATGATGATCTTGAACGTCTGTTAATTATACTTGATAACTAG
- a CDS encoding 3'-5' exonuclease, which produces MQLKLKKPICFFDLETTGINIATDRIVEISILKVFPNGNKESHTWRVNPEMPIPEVVSKIHGITDEMVANEPTFRELAPKIHALIKDCDLGGYNSNRFDIPLLAEELLRAEIDFDMKKAASVDVQTIFHKKEKRTLEAAYKFYCDKNLDDAHSAEADTNATFEVLEAQLDKYKDLENDIAFLANYSAHKNFADFAGYIGYNKNGEEIFAFGKHKGKKVLDVMEQEPGYFGWLLNADFPLYTKKVLTRIKLSKLNTKI; this is translated from the coding sequence ATGCAATTAAAGCTGAAAAAACCCATCTGTTTTTTTGATCTTGAAACCACAGGAATCAATATTGCGACAGACAGGATCGTAGAAATTTCGATCCTTAAAGTATTTCCAAACGGTAATAAAGAGAGTCATACATGGCGTGTAAACCCTGAAATGCCCATTCCCGAGGTGGTTTCAAAAATACACGGAATCACCGATGAAATGGTGGCGAATGAGCCAACATTCAGGGAATTGGCTCCCAAGATACATGCGCTGATAAAAGATTGTGACCTTGGAGGGTATAATTCGAACCGCTTCGATATTCCGTTACTTGCTGAAGAACTTTTAAGAGCCGAAATAGATTTCGATATGAAAAAAGCGGCTTCCGTAGATGTGCAAACTATTTTCCATAAAAAGGAAAAACGGACACTGGAAGCAGCTTACAAGTTTTATTGCGATAAGAATCTGGATGATGCCCATAGTGCGGAAGCAGACACCAATGCTACTTTCGAGGTATTAGAGGCTCAATTGGACAAATACAAGGATCTAGAAAATGATATCGCTTTTTTAGCGAATTACAGTGCACATAAGAATTTTGCCGATTTTGCCGGTTATATTGGATATAACAAGAACGGTGAAGAAATATTTGCATTCGGGAAACACAAAGGAAAGAAAGTGCTGGATGTGATGGAGCAGGAACCTGGTTATTTTGGTTGGTTGCTAAATGCCGATTTTCCCTTATACACCAAGAAAGTATTAACGCGAATAAAACTGAGTAAATTGAACACCAAAATATAA
- a CDS encoding fumarylacetoacetate hydrolase family protein, producing MKIICVGRNYAAHIEELNNEKPSEPVLFLKPDTAILLKKQPFFIPDFSNDVHHEVEVLVKINRIGKHIDKKFAHKYYEEIGLGIDFTARDLQSKLKEKGLPWEKAKGFDGAAIIGKFLPKSTFTSVDQIEFSLQKNGVEVQKGNTALLLWKIDELIEYISKYFTLKIGDIIFTGTPSGVGKVSANDSLVGFINNKEVFSIKVR from the coding sequence ATGAAGATCATTTGTGTTGGCCGAAATTACGCCGCTCATATAGAAGAATTAAATAATGAAAAGCCAAGTGAGCCGGTATTATTCTTAAAACCGGATACCGCCATACTTCTCAAGAAACAGCCTTTTTTCATTCCCGATTTTTCAAATGATGTTCATCATGAAGTTGAGGTACTTGTAAAGATCAATCGGATTGGAAAACATATCGATAAGAAGTTTGCTCATAAGTATTATGAGGAGATCGGTTTAGGAATCGATTTCACGGCAAGAGACCTTCAGTCTAAATTGAAAGAAAAGGGATTGCCTTGGGAAAAGGCGAAAGGATTCGATGGAGCGGCAATAATAGGTAAGTTTTTACCAAAAAGCACGTTCACTTCAGTAGACCAAATAGAATTCAGTCTACAAAAGAATGGGGTAGAAGTACAGAAAGGAAATACCGCATTACTTTTGTGGAAAATCGATGAATTGATAGAATATATCTCAAAATATTTCACTTTAAAGATTGGAGATATTATATTTACAGGCACCCCTTCGGGAGTGGGTAAAGTGAGTGCAAATGATTCCTTAGTTGGGTTTATTAATAACAAAGAAGTATTTTCGATTAAAGTAAGATAA
- a CDS encoding Hpt domain-containing protein, translating to MGKHYSIDSLKEIAGGDADFMAVVAQTFLEEIPPDLQALEEAVGNDNKELAYQFAHKMKPNLEMFGMDVLKDITTIEAWTKTSKNKASITENLNNVSTALHEVFKELKADFNL from the coding sequence ATGGGCAAACATTATTCAATTGACAGTCTTAAAGAAATAGCCGGCGGAGACGCCGATTTTATGGCCGTTGTGGCTCAAACCTTTTTGGAAGAGATTCCGCCGGATCTGCAGGCTTTGGAAGAAGCAGTAGGAAACGATAATAAAGAATTGGCCTACCAGTTTGCACATAAAATGAAACCAAATCTAGAAATGTTTGGAATGGATGTTTTAAAAGATATTACTACCATTGAAGCTTGGACAAAAACTTCGAAGAACAAGGCTTCTATTACCGAAAATCTCAATAATGTTTCCACGGCGCTTCACGAAGTTTTTAAAGAGTTGAAAGCCGATTTTAACCTATAG
- a CDS encoding competence/damage-inducible protein A, which translates to MQAEIITIGDEILIGQIVDTNSAHICKELNKIGIKVYQITSIQDNRDHILQALKNAKNNADLVIITGGLGPTKDDITKQTLCEFFDDTLREDPKVRTHIEDLFTKYYNKRPLPTNLLQAMIPSKAAVLMNDHGTAPGMWFDEDDTVYVSLPGVPYEMKHLLEDKVLPKTLKRFNRPFIYHKTLLTYGMGESEIANRISDFEDSLPKEIKLAYLPSLGRVRLRLSSTGLDESLLQQAVDAQMKKLEGLLGDIAVGFEDQTNIVERIAAVLTLRKHTLSLAESCTGGAIAEQITAIPGASAYFRGSLVPYETEKKASVLGVDAKLIEKYSVVSAQVAEAMAVECTKLFNSTYALSTTGIAGPTKGDGNDEVGTVYIGIAGPSGVYSEKFSFGNARERVIAKATNKAFEMFLKEISKN; encoded by the coding sequence ATGCAAGCAGAGATTATCACCATTGGTGACGAAATTCTTATCGGACAGATCGTTGATACCAATTCGGCTCATATTTGTAAAGAGCTGAATAAAATTGGTATTAAGGTTTATCAGATCACATCCATTCAGGATAACAGAGATCATATTTTGCAAGCACTCAAAAATGCAAAGAATAATGCCGATCTGGTCATAATAACGGGAGGGTTGGGACCAACCAAAGACGATATCACCAAACAAACGCTTTGCGAATTTTTCGATGATACACTGCGCGAGGACCCAAAAGTGAGAACTCATATAGAAGATCTATTTACGAAATATTATAACAAAAGGCCTTTGCCTACCAACTTATTGCAGGCCATGATCCCTTCCAAAGCCGCCGTTTTAATGAACGACCATGGAACCGCTCCCGGCATGTGGTTTGACGAAGATGATACCGTCTATGTATCTTTGCCAGGAGTACCTTATGAAATGAAACATTTACTTGAAGACAAGGTACTTCCTAAAACCCTCAAACGATTTAACCGCCCCTTTATTTATCACAAAACGCTACTTACCTATGGCATGGGAGAAAGTGAGATCGCAAATCGTATCAGTGATTTTGAGGATTCTCTTCCCAAAGAGATAAAACTTGCGTACCTCCCTTCTTTAGGGCGGGTTCGTTTAAGATTATCTTCAACGGGCTTAGACGAATCGCTATTACAGCAAGCTGTCGATGCGCAAATGAAAAAACTTGAGGGGCTGCTAGGTGATATAGCCGTTGGATTTGAAGATCAGACGAACATAGTCGAACGAATAGCCGCGGTCTTAACACTTCGAAAGCACACCCTGAGTCTTGCCGAAAGTTGTACAGGTGGTGCTATTGCCGAACAGATTACTGCCATTCCCGGTGCTTCGGCCTATTTCAGGGGAAGTTTGGTTCCTTATGAAACTGAGAAGAAAGCAAGTGTACTTGGAGTGGATGCAAAACTCATTGAGAAATATTCGGTGGTAAGTGCGCAAGTGGCCGAAGCTATGGCTGTGGAATGTACAAAATTGTTTAACAGCACCTACGCTTTATCTACTACAGGCATAGCGGGACCTACCAAAGGTGATGGGAACGATGAGGTGGGAACTGTTTATATAGGAATCGCAGGGCCCTCAGGTGTATATTCAGAAAAGTTCAGCTTTGGAAATGCAAGAGAACGGGTTATTGCCAAAGCGACCAATAAGGCCTTCGAAATGTTCCTGAAAGAAATTTCAAAAAACTGA
- the rpmB gene encoding 50S ribosomal protein L28, whose translation MSRVCELTGKRAIVGNNVSHAMNKTKRKFNVNLVKKRFYIPEEDKWVTLRVSTSALKNINKKGISAVIKEARQKGYLNK comes from the coding sequence ATGTCTAGAGTTTGTGAGCTTACCGGAAAGAGAGCGATCGTTGGAAACAACGTTTCTCACGCGATGAATAAAACGAAACGCAAGTTTAATGTAAACTTGGTAAAGAAGCGTTTTTACATTCCTGAGGAAGATAAATGGGTAACGCTTCGTGTGTCTACTTCAGCTTTAAAGAATATCAACAAGAAAGGAATTTCTGCAGTGATCAAAGAAGCCCGTCAAAAGGGGTACTTGAACAAATAA
- the rpmG gene encoding 50S ribosomal protein L33, with the protein MAKKGNRVQVILECTEHKESGKPGTSRYITTKNKKNTPDRMELKKFNPILKKMTVHKEIK; encoded by the coding sequence ATGGCTAAAAAAGGAAATAGAGTACAGGTGATCTTAGAGTGCACAGAGCACAAAGAATCCGGAAAACCGGGAACTTCTCGTTATATCACAACAAAAAATAAAAAGAACACTCCCGATAGAATGGAGTTGAAGAAATTCAATCCTATTCTTAAGAAAATGACTGTTCATAAAGAGATAAAATAA
- a CDS encoding DUF4295 domain-containing protein, giving the protein MAKKSVASLQTGSKRLTKAIKMVKSPKTGAYTFVESIMAPDQVNDWLNKK; this is encoded by the coding sequence ATGGCAAAGAAATCAGTAGCATCATTACAAACAGGATCAAAGCGATTAACTAAAGCCATTAAGATGGTTAAATCGCCTAAGACAGGCGCATATACCTTTGTGGAATCTATCATGGCTCCAGATCAGGTAAACGATTGGTTAAATAAAAAATAA
- the ftsY gene encoding signal recognition particle-docking protein FtsY produces MSFFKKIFTKEKKESLDKGLEKSKTSFLDKLGKAVAGKSKVDDDVLDNLEEVLVSSDVGVNTTLKVIDRIEARVARDKYLGTDELNAILREEIAALLSETNTGNAVDFELPESNVPYVIMVVGVNGVGKTTTIGKMAYQFKKAGKKVVLGAADTFRAAAIDQLQIWADRTEVPIVRQEMGSDPASVAFDTLQSAVTQNADVVIIDTAGRLHNKVNLMNELTKVKRVMQKVIPNAPHDVLLVLDGSTGQNAFEQAKQFTAATEVTSLAVTKLDGTAKGGVVIGISDQFQIPVKYIGVGEGMEDLQVFNKFEFVDSFFK; encoded by the coding sequence ATGAGCTTTTTTAAAAAAATATTTACAAAAGAGAAGAAGGAATCCCTGGACAAAGGATTGGAGAAGTCAAAAACCTCCTTCCTCGATAAATTAGGAAAGGCAGTTGCCGGGAAAAGCAAGGTAGACGACGATGTCTTAGATAATCTTGAAGAAGTATTGGTTTCCAGTGATGTTGGAGTCAATACAACCCTAAAAGTTATAGATCGAATTGAAGCACGGGTCGCGCGTGATAAATATTTGGGAACCGATGAACTCAATGCTATACTTCGGGAAGAGATAGCTGCATTGTTAAGCGAGACCAATACCGGAAATGCTGTAGATTTTGAACTTCCCGAATCCAATGTTCCCTATGTGATCATGGTAGTAGGGGTGAACGGGGTAGGTAAAACGACAACCATCGGAAAAATGGCGTATCAGTTTAAAAAGGCCGGTAAAAAGGTGGTCTTAGGAGCGGCCGATACCTTCCGGGCGGCAGCCATTGACCAGTTACAGATATGGGCAGACCGCACTGAAGTACCAATTGTTCGTCAGGAAATGGGAAGTGACCCCGCAAGTGTGGCTTTCGATACTCTGCAAAGCGCAGTTACTCAAAATGCCGATGTGGTCATTATCGATACGGCCGGCCGATTACACAACAAAGTGAATTTAATGAACGAGCTTACCAAAGTAAAACGTGTGATGCAAAAAGTTATTCCAAACGCACCTCACGACGTACTGTTGGTTCTTGATGGATCTACAGGCCAGAACGCTTTCGAGCAGGCTAAACAATTCACTGCAGCCACTGAGGTAACTTCTCTTGCGGTAACCAAACTCGATGGAACCGCCAAAGGAGGCGTGGTTATTGGAATTAGCGATCAGTTTCAGATCCCGGTAAAGTATATAGGAGTGGGTGAAGGTATGGAAGATCTGCAGGTTTTTAATAAATTTGAGTTCGTCGATAGTTTTTTTAAGTAA
- a CDS encoding SET domain-containing protein, with protein sequence MIHPHTELQFISEEIGHGVVATQFIPAGTITWVLDSLDREFSPQQFKNFDPLYQHILDTYSYRNSKGNYVLCWDHGRFVNHSFKSNCLSTAYDFEIAIRDIHPGEQLTDDYGYLNVDTPFRASEEGTKRKTVYPDDLKNYHKVWDKKIAAVFPKISTVPQPLEVLLSKETKRIIDEVNSKTRQLESILTIYYNRH encoded by the coding sequence ATGATTCACCCACATACCGAACTCCAATTCATAAGTGAAGAAATAGGACATGGCGTTGTTGCCACTCAATTCATTCCGGCAGGAACTATCACCTGGGTGTTAGACAGTCTGGACAGGGAGTTTTCTCCACAACAATTTAAAAACTTCGATCCCTTATACCAACATATTCTCGATACTTATTCGTATCGCAACAGCAAAGGTAATTATGTACTCTGCTGGGATCATGGCAGGTTTGTAAATCACAGTTTTAAATCCAATTGTCTCTCCACAGCATACGATTTTGAGATTGCAATACGCGATATTCATCCCGGAGAACAACTTACCGATGATTACGGATACCTTAATGTGGATACTCCTTTCCGTGCTTCAGAAGAAGGAACAAAGCGCAAGACCGTATATCCGGACGACCTTAAAAATTATCACAAGGTGTGGGATAAAAAGATCGCTGCTGTCTTCCCGAAGATATCCACCGTACCGCAGCCTCTGGAGGTTTTATTGTCTAAAGAAACTAAAAGGATCATCGATGAAGTAAATAGCAAAACCCGTCAACTTGAGTCGATACTAACTATTTATTATAACCGACATTAA
- the rimO gene encoding 30S ribosomal protein S12 methylthiotransferase RimO yields MRTKTLKKNKINVVTLGCSKNVYDSEVLMGQLRANNKEVVHEEEGNIVVINTCGFIANAKEESVNTILEYVQKKEEGIVDKVFVTGCLSERYKPDLQKEIPSVDQYFGTTELPGLLKALGADYKHELIGERLTTTPKNYAYLKIAEGCDRPCSFCAIPIMRGKHRSTPIEDLVVEAQNLAANGVKELILIAQDLTYYGLDLYKKRNLAELLIKLAEVEGIEWIRLHYAFPTGFPMDVLEVMRNEPKICNYIDIPLQHIADPILKSMRRGTTKEKTTKLLKEFRAAVPEMTIRTTLIVGYPGETEEDFQTLKNWVKEMRFERLGCFTYSHEENTHAYNLVDDVPEDVKMDRANQIMEIQSQISWELNQEKIGKEFRVVIDRKEGSYFVGRTEFDSPDVDNEVLINAEEGYLRTGEFFNVRITAAEDFDLYAEIVQG; encoded by the coding sequence ATGCGCACCAAAACCCTTAAAAAGAATAAAATAAATGTCGTGACCTTAGGATGTTCTAAAAACGTCTATGACAGCGAGGTTCTAATGGGGCAGCTTCGTGCCAACAATAAAGAGGTGGTTCATGAGGAAGAAGGAAATATTGTAGTGATCAATACCTGTGGTTTTATTGCCAATGCAAAAGAGGAAAGCGTAAATACCATACTCGAATATGTTCAGAAAAAGGAAGAAGGAATTGTAGACAAGGTCTTTGTGACCGGCTGTCTTTCCGAACGCTATAAACCGGATCTGCAAAAGGAAATTCCCAGTGTGGATCAGTATTTCGGGACTACAGAGTTACCGGGACTCCTAAAAGCATTGGGTGCCGACTATAAGCATGAATTAATTGGGGAACGTCTTACGACTACCCCCAAAAACTACGCATATCTTAAAATTGCAGAAGGATGCGACAGACCTTGTTCGTTTTGTGCGATTCCCATCATGCGGGGTAAACACCGTTCTACACCCATTGAGGACCTGGTAGTGGAAGCACAGAACCTTGCCGCTAATGGGGTAAAGGAATTGATTTTAATCGCTCAGGACCTTACCTATTACGGCCTCGATCTCTATAAAAAGAGAAACCTTGCCGAATTACTTATAAAACTGGCTGAGGTAGAAGGTATAGAATGGATACGACTTCACTATGCATTTCCCACCGGATTCCCTATGGATGTTCTTGAGGTGATGCGAAATGAGCCCAAGATCTGTAATTATATCGATATACCTTTACAACATATAGCCGATCCCATCTTAAAATCAATGCGACGGGGAACGACCAAGGAAAAGACAACCAAACTACTTAAGGAATTTAGAGCCGCCGTTCCCGAAATGACGATCCGAACTACGCTTATTGTTGGATACCCCGGCGAGACTGAAGAAGATTTTCAGACCCTTAAAAATTGGGTGAAGGAAATGCGTTTCGAGCGATTGGGTTGTTTTACCTATTCGCATGAAGAGAATACCCATGCGTACAATTTGGTAGATGATGTGCCGGAAGACGTAAAAATGGATCGCGCAAACCAGATCATGGAAATTCAGTCTCAAATCTCCTGGGAACTCAATCAGGAGAAAATAGGAAAGGAATTCAGAGTTGTGATCGACCGTAAGGAAGGAAGTTATTTTGTGGGGCGTACCGAATTTGATAGCCCCGATGTCGATAATGAGGTGCTAATTAACGCTGAAGAAGGATATCTTCGAACCGGGGAATTCTTCAATGTGCGGATTACCGCAGCCGAAGATTTCGATCTTTATGCCGAAATAGTTCAGGGCTAA